Proteins from a single region of Synechococcus sp. WH 8109:
- a CDS encoding phosphoglucomutase/phosphomannomutase family protein, producing MASAPLPFSPAPIKFGTDGWRGITGVDITVERLLPVAAAAAQELAHRAPEGLNSRTVVIGYDRRFLAPELAEAIAAAVRGCELEPLLTDTAVPTPACSWAVVERKALGALVITASHNPPEWLGLKIKGPFGGSVEGDFTAAVERRLAAGGITAPIKAEVPRFDGRDEHLEGLRRKLDLSALVDGLKAINLKVIVDPMHGSAAGCVTELLGPEAAGVVEEIRSERDPLFGGHPPEPLARYLGALIAAVKASTAAGTPAVGLVFDGDGDRIAAVDENGRFCSTQLLMPLLIDHLARARQLPGAVVKTVSGSDLMRLVAEAQGRKVLELAVGFKYIAAEMLAGDVLIGGEESGGVGFGMHLPERDALFAAMLVLEALVEGKQPLGARLDALQQQHGGSSHYDRLDLRLADMEARRRLETLLDQSTPSTVAGAEVLEVISTDGIKMRMGPNHWLMLRFSGTEPLLRLYCEGPDAERVNEVLTWARQFAEAT from the coding sequence ATGGCATCGGCTCCCCTCCCTTTTAGTCCAGCTCCGATCAAGTTCGGCACCGATGGCTGGCGCGGGATCACCGGCGTCGACATCACAGTTGAGCGGTTGTTGCCCGTTGCCGCTGCCGCGGCTCAGGAGCTCGCCCATCGCGCCCCCGAAGGTCTCAACAGCCGAACGGTGGTGATCGGTTACGACCGGCGCTTTTTGGCTCCAGAACTGGCGGAAGCCATCGCGGCCGCTGTGCGGGGTTGTGAACTGGAACCCCTGCTTACCGACACCGCTGTGCCCACGCCGGCCTGCAGCTGGGCCGTAGTGGAGCGCAAAGCCCTGGGAGCGTTGGTGATCACCGCCAGTCACAACCCACCGGAATGGCTGGGGCTGAAGATCAAAGGGCCCTTCGGTGGATCGGTCGAGGGAGACTTCACAGCCGCAGTCGAACGACGTCTGGCCGCCGGCGGCATCACGGCACCGATCAAGGCGGAAGTCCCCCGGTTTGATGGGCGCGACGAGCATCTGGAAGGGCTGCGCCGCAAGTTGGACCTCAGTGCCCTGGTTGATGGCCTCAAGGCCATCAACCTCAAGGTGATCGTCGATCCGATGCATGGATCAGCCGCCGGCTGTGTGACGGAGCTGCTCGGCCCTGAAGCCGCTGGCGTCGTGGAGGAAATCCGCAGCGAACGTGATCCATTGTTTGGCGGTCATCCGCCGGAACCCCTGGCGCGCTACCTCGGGGCGTTAATCGCGGCCGTGAAAGCCTCAACGGCCGCCGGAACTCCTGCGGTGGGATTGGTGTTCGACGGCGATGGTGACCGCATCGCGGCCGTGGATGAAAACGGCCGGTTCTGCAGCACCCAGCTGCTGATGCCCCTGTTGATCGATCACCTGGCCCGAGCCCGCCAGCTGCCGGGTGCCGTGGTTAAGACCGTGAGCGGCTCGGATCTGATGCGACTGGTGGCGGAGGCCCAAGGACGCAAGGTTCTGGAGCTCGCGGTGGGCTTCAAGTACATCGCCGCAGAGATGCTGGCCGGGGATGTGCTGATTGGCGGCGAAGAATCCGGCGGTGTGGGCTTCGGCATGCACCTGCCCGAGCGGGACGCCCTGTTCGCGGCGATGCTGGTGCTGGAAGCCCTGGTGGAAGGAAAGCAACCCCTGGGCGCGCGTCTTGATGCACTCCAGCAACAACACGGAGGCAGCAGTCACTACGACCGACTCGACCTGCGCCTGGCCGACATGGAGGCACGCCGACGGCTCGAGACGCTGCTGGACCAGAGCACGCCCTCAACCGTTGCCGGCGCAGAAGTACTGGAGGTGATCAGCACCGACGGGATCAAAATGAGGATGGGACCGAACCACTGGCTGATGCTGCGCTT
- a CDS encoding TM0106 family RecB-like putative nuclease, with protein MGDTPPADNALTDRLLRSWLRCRRKAWLDRHGNPAERRWTAHRNLLLDDQQRCFVALLPRKPGHGIAACAVGAEAVVGLRLKGFGPSGEPLEAHPPLLRRVKGQSCWGDFAYQPVLARQGRRTTREHQLPLALMALLLEQHQQGDVPSMLVLGGGGRRLEQERLQLSSGLRRQLSEGLRKLRSDLERPVPPPLAADRRKCSLCSWRVACNAVAAEEGHLSEVSGIGAKRREMLQELGIRGLSDLAAADPLQLAEQLQRFGDQHGEVAASLVAQARAQQDGRVERLDASAALPELQDCPGVLLYDIESDPDVRHDFLHGFLVLPRTKSGKWDLASVAYHPILALAEHGEARCWLRLQRLLNRYRGWPILHYGETESLALRRMAERQDAAEAEVLQLRQRLVDVHARVRHHWRLPLASYGLKAVAVWQGFQWSQSGVDGARALLWWRQWQGEGPDRRGTRHGLRWIFDYNRDDCLATWAVADWLLEQDQASGS; from the coding sequence ATGGGTGACACCCCGCCTGCCGACAACGCTCTCACCGACCGGTTGCTGCGCAGTTGGCTGCGTTGCCGTCGCAAGGCCTGGCTCGATCGCCACGGGAATCCTGCCGAGCGGCGTTGGACGGCCCATCGCAATCTCTTGCTAGACGACCAGCAGCGCTGTTTTGTGGCCTTGCTTCCCCGTAAGCCTGGCCATGGCATCGCCGCCTGTGCTGTTGGTGCCGAGGCCGTGGTGGGTTTGCGCCTGAAGGGGTTTGGCCCATCCGGTGAGCCGTTGGAGGCACACCCTCCACTGTTGCGGCGGGTCAAGGGCCAGAGCTGCTGGGGTGACTTCGCCTATCAACCGGTCCTCGCCCGTCAGGGCCGCCGCACCACCCGGGAACATCAGCTGCCGCTGGCGCTGATGGCCCTCTTGCTTGAGCAGCATCAGCAGGGGGACGTTCCGTCGATGCTGGTGCTTGGCGGTGGTGGCCGGCGCCTGGAACAGGAGCGGCTGCAACTCTCCAGTGGTCTGCGCCGACAGCTGTCGGAGGGGCTGCGCAAACTGCGCTCTGACCTCGAGCGCCCGGTTCCTCCTCCGCTGGCCGCTGACCGGCGCAAGTGCTCACTTTGCAGTTGGCGTGTCGCCTGCAATGCCGTGGCGGCGGAGGAAGGGCATCTGAGCGAGGTCAGCGGCATCGGGGCCAAGCGGCGCGAGATGTTGCAGGAGCTTGGGATTCGCGGCTTGTCCGATCTGGCCGCGGCTGATCCGTTGCAGCTCGCCGAGCAGCTGCAGCGTTTTGGGGATCAGCATGGTGAGGTGGCCGCATCCCTGGTTGCTCAGGCGCGGGCGCAGCAGGATGGACGGGTGGAGCGTTTGGATGCCTCAGCGGCACTGCCGGAACTGCAGGACTGTCCTGGTGTGCTGCTTTACGACATCGAATCCGATCCCGACGTCCGTCACGACTTCCTTCACGGTTTTCTGGTGTTGCCCAGAACCAAAAGCGGAAAATGGGATCTGGCATCCGTGGCGTATCACCCGATCCTGGCCCTGGCGGAGCATGGTGAAGCCCGTTGCTGGCTCCGTTTGCAACGGTTGCTGAATCGCTATCGGGGTTGGCCGATCCTGCACTACGGGGAGACAGAAAGCCTGGCCTTAAGGCGTATGGCTGAGCGGCAGGATGCTGCAGAGGCCGAGGTGCTGCAGCTTCGTCAGCGGTTGGTGGATGTGCATGCCCGGGTCAGACATCACTGGCGCTTGCCCCTGGCCAGTTATGGCCTCAAGGCCGTGGCTGTTTGGCAGGGGTTCCAATGGAGTCAGTCCGGTGTGGACGGGGCCAGGGCCCTGCTGTGGTGGCGGCAGTGGCAGGGGGAGGGGCCCGATCGACGCGGCACCAGGCACGGGCTGCGCTGGATCTTCGATTACAACCGCGATGACTGCCTGGCCACCTGGGCCGTAGCCGACTGGTTGCTTGAACAGGATCAGGCGTCGGGATCCTGA
- a CDS encoding glycine cleavage system protein T, whose translation MSKLFWDAQVPWLRLNGSGARQFLQGQTSADLNALQSGDFLQTCWLTATGRLRAVLELRFDAEGADVIVLAGEASAIHAGFDQVIFPADRVRLQPLGQLRRLQWLEPMAATVWCDPDAALPEPWASGEAATATALEQWRLQSGFPPGPGELNGETNPLELGLVAQVSTKKGCYLGQETMAKLIGQAGVKQQLRCWSCPSPLAAATKLTLDGERAGVITSALERDGTWLGLALVRRQCLASPTLEGPNGEQLQIRQPEAFQDPDA comes from the coding sequence ATGAGCAAGTTGTTTTGGGACGCCCAGGTCCCCTGGCTGCGCTTGAACGGCAGCGGAGCACGCCAGTTTCTTCAGGGGCAGACCAGTGCTGACCTCAACGCACTCCAATCCGGCGATTTTCTTCAGACCTGCTGGCTGACCGCAACGGGACGATTGCGGGCCGTGCTGGAACTTCGTTTCGATGCAGAGGGGGCCGATGTGATCGTTTTGGCAGGAGAGGCCTCTGCCATTCATGCTGGATTTGATCAGGTGATCTTTCCAGCCGATCGGGTTCGCCTCCAACCCCTGGGCCAGTTGCGCCGACTGCAGTGGCTCGAGCCCATGGCTGCAACCGTGTGGTGCGATCCGGATGCGGCCCTGCCGGAGCCCTGGGCATCAGGAGAAGCAGCCACCGCGACGGCTCTGGAGCAATGGCGGCTTCAAAGCGGATTCCCCCCTGGACCCGGTGAACTCAATGGCGAGACCAACCCCCTGGAGCTTGGGCTTGTCGCTCAGGTCAGCACAAAGAAAGGCTGCTACCTCGGCCAGGAGACCATGGCCAAACTCATCGGCCAGGCAGGGGTGAAGCAACAGCTGCGCTGTTGGAGCTGCCCCAGTCCGCTGGCGGCCGCCACCAAGCTCACGCTGGATGGCGAGCGAGCCGGGGTGATCACCAGTGCTCTCGAACGCGATGGTACGTGGCTTGGGCTGGCCCTGGTGCGCCGCCAATGCCTGGCCAGTCCAACGCTGGAAGGTCCCAACGGAGAACAGCTCCAGATCCGTCAACCTGAGGCGTTTCAGGATCCCGACGCCTGA
- the pyrE gene encoding orotate phosphoribosyltransferase — protein MSESSSVPTEREQLLNRLATLAYRRGAFTLASGRKSEHYVNCKPVSLSGSGLALISRAMLTHVEADALAVAGLTLGADPLVSGVAMAAADQGRELDALIVRKEAKGHGTGAWLEGPFPAPGARITVLEDVVTTGGSSLKAVRQLRDAGYKVDRVVTIVDREEGGDAAMTAENLELISLYKLSEIAAFTPA, from the coding sequence ATGTCTGAATCGTCGAGTGTCCCGACTGAGCGGGAGCAACTGCTGAACCGTCTGGCCACCCTGGCCTACCGACGCGGAGCCTTCACCCTGGCCTCAGGCCGAAAGAGCGAGCACTACGTGAACTGCAAACCCGTGAGCCTGAGCGGTTCCGGCCTGGCGCTGATCAGCCGGGCGATGCTCACCCACGTGGAGGCCGATGCGCTGGCCGTAGCTGGTCTCACCCTCGGAGCAGACCCACTGGTGAGCGGTGTTGCCATGGCCGCCGCCGATCAGGGTCGGGAGCTTGATGCGCTGATCGTGCGCAAGGAAGCCAAAGGCCACGGCACCGGTGCCTGGCTGGAGGGTCCGTTCCCCGCCCCCGGGGCAAGAATCACCGTGCTGGAAGACGTTGTCACTACAGGAGGCTCCTCCCTCAAGGCGGTCCGGCAGCTGCGCGACGCCGGCTACAAGGTGGATCGGGTCGTCACCATCGTCGACAGGGAAGAAGGGGGTGACGCTGCGATGACGGCTGAAAATCTTGAACTGATCAGCCTGTACAAGCTGTCCGAAATCGCCGCCTTCACGCCGGCATGA